In one window of Desulforhabdus amnigena DNA:
- a CDS encoding ABC transporter ATP-binding protein yields the protein MNKASTEVQISARRLTRIYRLGETEVVGINHIDLDIHEGELVVLKGNSGSGKSTLLALLAGLDQPTDGELIVAGQNLCKASTAQLTLYRRATVGIIFQSFNLLPTLTVLENTCLPALLAGKPLSPVKSRAQELLEWLNLGSRLQHLPSQLSGGEMQRTAIARALINDPAIILADEPTGNLDSRNGELVIELLWQLNRKFGRTVIIATHSVLADPYAGLFLFLKDGVITEHRWKK from the coding sequence ATGAATAAAGCATCGACCGAGGTCCAGATCTCAGCCAGGCGATTGACTCGAATCTACCGCCTCGGTGAAACGGAAGTCGTAGGGATCAACCATATCGATCTGGATATCCACGAAGGAGAACTGGTCGTTCTCAAGGGAAACAGCGGCTCAGGGAAAAGCACTCTCCTTGCCCTGTTGGCAGGACTGGACCAGCCGACGGACGGGGAACTCATCGTGGCGGGTCAGAACCTGTGCAAAGCATCCACCGCACAACTGACGCTTTATCGCCGCGCAACGGTGGGGATAATCTTTCAGTCCTTCAACCTGCTTCCCACTCTCACCGTTCTGGAAAACACCTGTCTTCCCGCTCTCCTTGCGGGAAAACCCTTGTCCCCGGTAAAAAGCAGGGCCCAGGAACTCCTGGAATGGCTCAACCTCGGTTCCCGCCTGCAGCATCTGCCCTCACAGCTCTCCGGAGGCGAAATGCAGCGCACCGCCATTGCCCGCGCTCTTATCAACGACCCTGCCATCATTCTGGCCGACGAACCGACGGGAAATCTGGACAGCCGCAATGGTGAGCTTGTCATCGAATTACTGTGGCAGCTCAACCGGAAGTTCGGGAGAACCGTGATCATAGCCACGCACAGCGTTCTTGCAGATCCTTACGCCGGTCTTTTCCTCTTCCTGAAAGACGGCGTCATTACCGAGCACAGATGGAAAAAATAG
- a CDS encoding FtsX-like permease family protein produces MEKIVFLIRLWTWFSLRQLRSQYWRTLAVLLGIALGAAVFTSVRLATNASVDSFTSSMESIAGKADWTVFCPGSRVPEELVAVLNKHPAVLTASPLFTTYVRPHDSGSAPFLLIALDPILDRGLRSWKPGHAENDSSPPWLELLSEPYTLIAGKKLSSRLNLKPKDSISLEFAQRNTVFRVLNILSPEGLALAEGGDIALTDISTFQEFTGLHGVVDRIDIRLKPSACSEDVQSIRATLPPGILMERPGEARESGKLMIRSYQINLSVLSFVSLFVGMFLVFSLVALHATSRRHELAVLCSLGASSRLLFSLFLLEGAFLGAAGWIVAIPLASFMVRRLLSQVSATITHLFVRVQVDQLKLDPLEIALSFAITLLVSLLAASQPALQAMQTLPREALSRHQATGETSRPIKWFTFSGILLILMVWPLSQLPGTRGIPLSGYLATFLLFCGFSLLTPGCLRFLGSRLSTVLRNIGGQPAYLGALYVRDAGTRMAISVGALVTATALFVALVIMIHSFRGTVELWVNQSISGDLFLRPWMAEINRYKNPLPPETVNLLQDLDPAVEIIPYRRIFLTYGGIPYEFEAIDFHKFERHATLLFLKGNPDEIYANLAEIDGILISEVFSNQTGMKVGDHFRAQIAGADLDLPVLAVFRDYRTRGGTVYYSLSRFMDKTGDRTWSGARIYLKNRDQDIESAAISIKEDILRRSGEKAQALEIITGNDLRRVILRIFDETFSITTVLLLISLFVAALGITTTLTVFVLERSRQLHTLLAVGASRNQVRSMIFWEAILMVITGEAVGLCCGFFLSYLLIFVINRQSFGWTFIYSVDWTALCIAIPLILSTALLAALPSSQLVFNRPPSLVLRE; encoded by the coding sequence ATGGAAAAAATAGTTTTCCTCATCCGCTTATGGACCTGGTTCAGTCTGCGCCAGTTGCGTTCACAATATTGGCGCACTTTGGCGGTCCTTTTAGGTATTGCTCTCGGCGCTGCCGTATTTACGAGCGTCCGGCTCGCCACCAACGCCTCAGTGGATTCCTTCACCAGCAGCATGGAGAGTATCGCTGGCAAAGCGGACTGGACGGTTTTCTGTCCGGGGTCGAGGGTGCCGGAAGAGCTGGTGGCCGTATTGAACAAACATCCTGCGGTCCTGACGGCATCACCGCTTTTCACGACCTACGTTCGCCCCCACGATAGCGGCAGTGCCCCCTTCTTACTCATTGCCCTGGATCCCATTCTGGACCGGGGACTCCGTTCGTGGAAACCGGGCCATGCAGAAAATGACTCATCTCCTCCATGGCTTGAGCTTCTCAGTGAACCCTACACACTCATTGCTGGAAAGAAGCTCTCCTCAAGATTAAACCTCAAGCCGAAGGATTCCATCTCTCTTGAATTCGCTCAACGGAACACAGTCTTCCGCGTGTTGAACATCCTCTCGCCCGAAGGACTCGCCCTCGCCGAAGGTGGGGATATCGCCTTGACGGACATTTCCACTTTCCAGGAATTCACCGGTCTGCACGGAGTGGTAGACCGGATTGACATCCGCCTCAAACCTTCTGCCTGCAGTGAAGATGTGCAGTCCATCAGAGCTACGCTCCCTCCTGGGATTCTCATGGAGCGCCCCGGCGAAGCGAGGGAGAGCGGGAAATTGATGATACGATCCTATCAAATCAATCTTTCCGTCCTGAGTTTCGTCTCTTTGTTCGTGGGAATGTTTCTAGTCTTCAGCCTGGTAGCCCTTCATGCAACCTCCCGGCGGCATGAACTGGCCGTACTTTGTTCCCTTGGAGCTTCCTCCCGGTTGCTCTTTTCTCTTTTTTTGCTGGAAGGCGCCTTCCTCGGTGCGGCGGGATGGATTGTGGCCATTCCATTGGCTTCCTTTATGGTGCGGCGGTTGCTGAGTCAGGTGAGCGCCACCATCACCCATCTCTTTGTCCGGGTTCAGGTGGACCAGTTGAAACTCGACCCGCTGGAAATAGCGCTCTCTTTCGCTATTACACTCCTCGTTTCCCTGCTTGCCGCCAGCCAGCCAGCCCTACAGGCCATGCAGACACTTCCCCGGGAAGCCCTGTCACGGCACCAGGCAACCGGCGAAACCTCCAGGCCAATAAAATGGTTCACTTTTTCAGGAATCCTTCTCATCCTCATGGTATGGCCCCTATCTCAGCTTCCCGGTACCCGCGGGATTCCCCTCTCAGGATACCTGGCAACCTTCCTTCTCTTCTGTGGTTTTTCGCTCCTCACTCCCGGCTGTCTCCGGTTTCTGGGCTCTCGCCTGTCAACCGTTCTTCGAAATATCGGCGGACAACCTGCCTATCTCGGAGCTCTTTACGTACGGGATGCCGGAACACGCATGGCCATTTCCGTTGGAGCTCTCGTCACGGCCACGGCTCTTTTTGTTGCATTGGTCATCATGATACACAGTTTTCGTGGGACCGTGGAACTCTGGGTCAATCAGAGCATAAGCGGGGATCTTTTCCTGCGTCCCTGGATGGCGGAAATCAACCGCTACAAAAATCCGCTTCCCCCTGAAACAGTGAATCTGCTCCAAGACCTTGACCCGGCTGTGGAAATCATCCCTTACCGCCGTATCTTCCTCACATATGGAGGGATTCCCTATGAATTTGAAGCCATTGATTTCCACAAGTTTGAGCGTCATGCCACCCTGCTGTTCCTGAAAGGAAATCCCGATGAAATTTACGCGAATCTAGCTGAAATCGACGGCATTTTGATATCCGAAGTGTTTTCCAACCAGACGGGCATGAAGGTTGGCGACCATTTTCGGGCGCAAATAGCAGGAGCCGATCTGGACCTTCCCGTTCTCGCCGTTTTCCGGGACTACAGGACACGGGGAGGTACTGTCTATTATTCACTTTCACGGTTTATGGACAAAACCGGAGACAGGACGTGGAGCGGCGCACGCATCTACCTGAAAAACCGTGATCAGGACATCGAGAGTGCCGCGATTTCCATCAAAGAAGACATTCTCAGGCGTTCGGGAGAAAAGGCCCAGGCCCTGGAAATCATCACGGGCAACGACCTTCGCCGGGTGATTTTGAGGATTTTCGATGAGACCTTTTCCATCACTACGGTCCTGCTCCTCATTTCCCTGTTCGTGGCCGCACTGGGCATCACTACCACGCTGACGGTCTTTGTCCTCGAACGCAGCCGCCAACTCCACACCCTCCTGGCCGTGGGAGCTTCCCGCAATCAAGTAAGGTCCATGATTTTCTGGGAAGCCATTCTCATGGTGATCACAGGTGAAGCGGTGGGTCTGTGCTGTGGCTTTTTTCTTTCTTATCTTCTCATTTTTGTCATCAACAGGCAGTCTTTCGGATGGACCTTTATTTACAGCGTGGACTGGACGGCCCTTTGCATAGCGATCCCTCTGATCCTTAGCACCGCTCTTTTGGCAGCTTTGCCCTCCAGCCAACTGGTTTTCAACCGCCCCCCATCACTCGTTTTGAGAGAATAA
- a CDS encoding lipocalin-like domain-containing protein codes for MHPRSNSGVYTGSKTLWIALMLSMLSICLLSVPCSMAGHSDYLSILGPCELQFPKDHGPHPGYGTEWWYYTGNVHSGDGASFGFQLTFFRHQFVPPGKRDQWPKDASAWRTDQIYFAHAALSDISGGSYYHDDRISRGALGLAEAKSEPQGATVFVKDWSLQLGPAEHLLKATTESFALQLSLIPQKPPVLHGKSGYSLKGSSPESSSCYYSFSRLKTKGILIFKGKEIPVEGNSWMDHEFSSAPLESDLVGWDWFSLQLTDDTEVMVYLLRRRDGTLSPASSGTLIDAAGLTTGLTKEDIALEVLKEWRSPHSKAKYPIGWRLRIGSIQLDLTITANLKDQEMTTQETTQITYWEGSVSVRGTKKDGEAIAGEGYVELTGYDKPLNLPE; via the coding sequence ATGCACCCGAGAAGCAACAGCGGGGTCTACACCGGTTCAAAAACGCTTTGGATCGCACTCATGCTTTCGATGCTCTCGATCTGCCTGCTGTCGGTTCCCTGTTCCATGGCGGGTCATTCAGATTATCTCAGCATCCTGGGACCCTGCGAACTCCAATTCCCTAAAGACCACGGCCCACATCCCGGATATGGCACGGAATGGTGGTATTACACGGGGAATGTACATTCCGGGGACGGCGCTTCTTTCGGTTTTCAACTCACTTTCTTCCGGCACCAGTTTGTCCCTCCCGGCAAACGAGACCAATGGCCGAAGGATGCTTCGGCATGGCGAACCGACCAAATCTACTTTGCCCATGCGGCTTTATCCGATATTTCCGGGGGGAGCTATTACCATGACGACCGGATATCGAGGGGAGCCCTCGGCCTGGCCGAGGCTAAATCCGAACCACAGGGTGCAACTGTTTTTGTAAAAGACTGGTCCTTACAATTGGGACCCGCTGAGCACCTCCTGAAGGCAACTACAGAAAGCTTCGCCCTTCAACTGTCCCTGATTCCCCAGAAGCCACCGGTTCTCCATGGAAAATCGGGCTATTCTCTCAAAGGCTCATCCCCCGAAAGCTCCAGTTGCTATTATTCTTTCTCCCGACTGAAGACAAAGGGAATCTTGATTTTCAAAGGAAAGGAAATTCCCGTGGAAGGAAATTCGTGGATGGATCACGAATTCAGTTCTGCGCCCCTGGAATCGGATCTTGTGGGATGGGACTGGTTCAGTCTGCAACTTACAGACGACACCGAGGTCATGGTTTATCTTCTCCGCCGCCGTGACGGAACTTTGAGCCCTGCGTCGAGCGGGACTTTGATCGATGCGGCCGGGCTGACAACCGGGCTGACAAAAGAAGACATCGCTCTGGAAGTCCTGAAGGAATGGCGAAGTCCTCATTCGAAAGCGAAATATCCCATTGGCTGGAGGCTCAGGATTGGCTCAATTCAGCTGGATCTGACCATCACGGCCAATCTCAAGGACCAGGAAATGACGACACAGGAAACGACGCAAATCACCTATTGGGAAGGAAGCGTTTCGGTTCGAGGAACCAAGAAGGATGGAGAAGCCATCGCAGGTGAAGGATACGTGGAACTCACCGGCTACGACAAACCACTCAACCTTCCGGAATGA